In one window of Oncorhynchus kisutch isolate 150728-3 linkage group LG16, Okis_V2, whole genome shotgun sequence DNA:
- the LOC109878161 gene encoding metalloreductase STEAP3 isoform X1, which translates to MSARHKYTDVEKAQDRMPQEEMKKPLILGGASPRHLKTSISDPGTPLVGILGTGDFSRSLATRLVASGYRVVVGSRNPKRCASLFPEEAEVTTQHQAATQADLVFVALFPEHYSTLAGLKEPLVGKTLVDVSNGTKINRDKQSYAEQLANIFPESSVVKAFNVISAWSLQTGPRDGSRQVLICSDSSKAKSAVLQICRSLGFIPVDMGRLSSAQEIENTPLYLFPSWRVPCLSTLGLFFFFYAYNFLRDVVQPYATAGKSTFYKIPVEMVNVTLPSVALVTLALVYLPGLVAAFLQLSWGTKYRRFPNWLDRWLQQRKQLGLCAFLCAALHAVYSLCLPMRRSARYKLLNAAFKQVKVGQEDSWVEEEVWRMELYLSIGILALGLLSLLAISSLPTVGNSLNWREFSFVQSRLGYMALLMATLHTLTYGWDRGLDPEQYRFYLPPTFLLVLALPLAVLLGRLALSLPCVALRLSRIRRGWEKSRAIRFTLPEDERNGPSQEDISNV; encoded by the exons ATGAGCGCAAGACATAAATACACAGACGTCGAGAAAG CTCAGGACAGGATGCCCCAGGAGGAGATGAAGAAGCCTCTTATACTTGGTGGTGCCAGCCCCAGACACCTCAAAACCTCAATTTCTGATCCAGGTACCCCCTTGGTTGGCATCCTGGGCACAGGTGACTTTTCCCGCTCTTTAGCCACAAGGCTGGTAGCCTCTGGGTACCGGGTGGTAGTGGGTAGCCGTAATCCCAAGCGCTGTGCCTCCCTCTTTCCCGAGGAGGCTGAGGTGACCACCCAGCACCAGGCTGCCACCCAGGCTGACCTGGTGTTCGTGGCCCTCTTCCCCGAGCACTACTCCACCCTGGCTGGGCTGAAGGAGCCGCTAGTGGGGAAGACTCTGGTAGATGTTAGTAATGGTACTAAGATCAACAGGGATAAGCAGTCCTACGCGGAGCAGCTGGCCAATATCTTCCCAGagagcagtgtggtgaaggccTTCAATGTGATCTCGGCCTGGAGCCTGCAGACGGGGCCAAGGGACGGCAGCAGACAG GTGCTGATTTGCAGTGACAGTAGTAAGGCCAAGAGCGCTGTACTCCAGATCTGCCGCAGTCTGGGCTTCATCCCTGTTGACATGGGCCGCCTCTCCTCTGCCCAGGAGATAGAGAACACCCCCCTGTACCTCTTCCCCTCGTGGCGCGTCCCATGTCTCTCCACCCTcggcctcttcttcttcttctacgcCTACAACTTTCTTCGTGACGTCGTCCAACCGTATGCCACGGCAGGGAAGAGCACATTCTACAAAATTCCGGTGGAAATGGTAAACGTGACACTCCCCTCGGTGGCCTTGGTGACCCTGGCTCTGGTCTACCTGCCCGGCCTTGTGGCTGCCTTCCTGCAGCTGTCGTGGGGCACCAAGTACAGGCGTTTCCCCAACTGGTTGGATCGCTGGCTGCAGCAGCGGAAGCAGTTGGGCCTCTGTGCCTTCCTCTGCGCAGCGCTGCACGCcgtctacagcctgtgtttgcCCATGCGCAGGTCTGCTCGCTACAAGCTGCTCAACGCTGCCTTCAAACAG GTGAAGGTAGGCCAGGAAGACtcgtgggtagaggaggaggtgtggaggaTGGAGCTGTATCTGTCTATAGGCATCCTGGCCCTGGgccttctctctctgctggctATCTCCTCACTGCCCACTGTGGGAAATTCGCTCAACTGGAGGGAGTTCAGCTTCGTACAG tCCAGACTGGGCTACATGGCCCTGTTGATGGCCACCCTCCACACGCTGACCTACGGCTGGGACCGGGGCTTGGACCCGGAGCAGTATCGCTTCTACCTCCCTCCCACCTTCCTGCTGGTGCTGGCCCTGCCGCTGGCTGTGCTGCTGGGGAGGCTGGCTCTGTCCCTGCCATGCGTGGCTCTCCGGCTGAGTCGTATCAGGAGGGGTTGGGAGAAAAGCCGAGCCATCCGGTTCACACTGCCTGAGGACGAGCGTAATGGGCCATCACAGGAGGACATCAGTAATGTTTGA
- the LOC109878161 gene encoding metalloreductase STEAP3 isoform X3: protein MSARHKYTDVEKAQDRMPQEEMKKPLILGGASPRHLKTSISDPGTPLVGILGTGDFSRSLATRLVASGYRVVVGSRNPKRCASLFPEEAEVTTQHQAATQADLVFVALFPEHYSTLAGLKEPLVGKTLVDVSNGTKINRDKQSYAEQLANIFPESSVVKAFNVISAWSLQTGPRDGSRQVLICSDSSKAKSAVLQICRSLGFIPVDMGRLSSAQEIENTPLYLFPSWRVPCLSTLGLFFFFYAYNFLRDVVQPYATAGKSTFYKIPVEMVNVTLPSVALVTLALVYLPGLVAAFLQLSWGTKYRRFPNWLDRWLQQRKQLGLCAFLCAALHAVYSLCLPMRRSARYKLLNAAFKQVKVGQEDSWVEEEVWRMELYLSIGILALGLLSLLAISSLPTVGNSLNWREFSFVQG from the exons ATGAGCGCAAGACATAAATACACAGACGTCGAGAAAG CTCAGGACAGGATGCCCCAGGAGGAGATGAAGAAGCCTCTTATACTTGGTGGTGCCAGCCCCAGACACCTCAAAACCTCAATTTCTGATCCAGGTACCCCCTTGGTTGGCATCCTGGGCACAGGTGACTTTTCCCGCTCTTTAGCCACAAGGCTGGTAGCCTCTGGGTACCGGGTGGTAGTGGGTAGCCGTAATCCCAAGCGCTGTGCCTCCCTCTTTCCCGAGGAGGCTGAGGTGACCACCCAGCACCAGGCTGCCACCCAGGCTGACCTGGTGTTCGTGGCCCTCTTCCCCGAGCACTACTCCACCCTGGCTGGGCTGAAGGAGCCGCTAGTGGGGAAGACTCTGGTAGATGTTAGTAATGGTACTAAGATCAACAGGGATAAGCAGTCCTACGCGGAGCAGCTGGCCAATATCTTCCCAGagagcagtgtggtgaaggccTTCAATGTGATCTCGGCCTGGAGCCTGCAGACGGGGCCAAGGGACGGCAGCAGACAG GTGCTGATTTGCAGTGACAGTAGTAAGGCCAAGAGCGCTGTACTCCAGATCTGCCGCAGTCTGGGCTTCATCCCTGTTGACATGGGCCGCCTCTCCTCTGCCCAGGAGATAGAGAACACCCCCCTGTACCTCTTCCCCTCGTGGCGCGTCCCATGTCTCTCCACCCTcggcctcttcttcttcttctacgcCTACAACTTTCTTCGTGACGTCGTCCAACCGTATGCCACGGCAGGGAAGAGCACATTCTACAAAATTCCGGTGGAAATGGTAAACGTGACACTCCCCTCGGTGGCCTTGGTGACCCTGGCTCTGGTCTACCTGCCCGGCCTTGTGGCTGCCTTCCTGCAGCTGTCGTGGGGCACCAAGTACAGGCGTTTCCCCAACTGGTTGGATCGCTGGCTGCAGCAGCGGAAGCAGTTGGGCCTCTGTGCCTTCCTCTGCGCAGCGCTGCACGCcgtctacagcctgtgtttgcCCATGCGCAGGTCTGCTCGCTACAAGCTGCTCAACGCTGCCTTCAAACAG GTGAAGGTAGGCCAGGAAGACtcgtgggtagaggaggaggtgtggaggaTGGAGCTGTATCTGTCTATAGGCATCCTGGCCCTGGgccttctctctctgctggctATCTCCTCACTGCCCACTGTGGGAAATTCGCTCAACTGGAGGGAGTTCAGCTTCGTACAG GGATGA
- the LOC109878161 gene encoding metalloreductase STEAP3 isoform X2 — MPQEEMKKPLILGGASPRHLKTSISDPGTPLVGILGTGDFSRSLATRLVASGYRVVVGSRNPKRCASLFPEEAEVTTQHQAATQADLVFVALFPEHYSTLAGLKEPLVGKTLVDVSNGTKINRDKQSYAEQLANIFPESSVVKAFNVISAWSLQTGPRDGSRQVLICSDSSKAKSAVLQICRSLGFIPVDMGRLSSAQEIENTPLYLFPSWRVPCLSTLGLFFFFYAYNFLRDVVQPYATAGKSTFYKIPVEMVNVTLPSVALVTLALVYLPGLVAAFLQLSWGTKYRRFPNWLDRWLQQRKQLGLCAFLCAALHAVYSLCLPMRRSARYKLLNAAFKQVKVGQEDSWVEEEVWRMELYLSIGILALGLLSLLAISSLPTVGNSLNWREFSFVQSRLGYMALLMATLHTLTYGWDRGLDPEQYRFYLPPTFLLVLALPLAVLLGRLALSLPCVALRLSRIRRGWEKSRAIRFTLPEDERNGPSQEDISNV; from the exons ATGCCCCAGGAGGAGATGAAGAAGCCTCTTATACTTGGTGGTGCCAGCCCCAGACACCTCAAAACCTCAATTTCTGATCCAGGTACCCCCTTGGTTGGCATCCTGGGCACAGGTGACTTTTCCCGCTCTTTAGCCACAAGGCTGGTAGCCTCTGGGTACCGGGTGGTAGTGGGTAGCCGTAATCCCAAGCGCTGTGCCTCCCTCTTTCCCGAGGAGGCTGAGGTGACCACCCAGCACCAGGCTGCCACCCAGGCTGACCTGGTGTTCGTGGCCCTCTTCCCCGAGCACTACTCCACCCTGGCTGGGCTGAAGGAGCCGCTAGTGGGGAAGACTCTGGTAGATGTTAGTAATGGTACTAAGATCAACAGGGATAAGCAGTCCTACGCGGAGCAGCTGGCCAATATCTTCCCAGagagcagtgtggtgaaggccTTCAATGTGATCTCGGCCTGGAGCCTGCAGACGGGGCCAAGGGACGGCAGCAGACAG GTGCTGATTTGCAGTGACAGTAGTAAGGCCAAGAGCGCTGTACTCCAGATCTGCCGCAGTCTGGGCTTCATCCCTGTTGACATGGGCCGCCTCTCCTCTGCCCAGGAGATAGAGAACACCCCCCTGTACCTCTTCCCCTCGTGGCGCGTCCCATGTCTCTCCACCCTcggcctcttcttcttcttctacgcCTACAACTTTCTTCGTGACGTCGTCCAACCGTATGCCACGGCAGGGAAGAGCACATTCTACAAAATTCCGGTGGAAATGGTAAACGTGACACTCCCCTCGGTGGCCTTGGTGACCCTGGCTCTGGTCTACCTGCCCGGCCTTGTGGCTGCCTTCCTGCAGCTGTCGTGGGGCACCAAGTACAGGCGTTTCCCCAACTGGTTGGATCGCTGGCTGCAGCAGCGGAAGCAGTTGGGCCTCTGTGCCTTCCTCTGCGCAGCGCTGCACGCcgtctacagcctgtgtttgcCCATGCGCAGGTCTGCTCGCTACAAGCTGCTCAACGCTGCCTTCAAACAG GTGAAGGTAGGCCAGGAAGACtcgtgggtagaggaggaggtgtggaggaTGGAGCTGTATCTGTCTATAGGCATCCTGGCCCTGGgccttctctctctgctggctATCTCCTCACTGCCCACTGTGGGAAATTCGCTCAACTGGAGGGAGTTCAGCTTCGTACAG tCCAGACTGGGCTACATGGCCCTGTTGATGGCCACCCTCCACACGCTGACCTACGGCTGGGACCGGGGCTTGGACCCGGAGCAGTATCGCTTCTACCTCCCTCCCACCTTCCTGCTGGTGCTGGCCCTGCCGCTGGCTGTGCTGCTGGGGAGGCTGGCTCTGTCCCTGCCATGCGTGGCTCTCCGGCTGAGTCGTATCAGGAGGGGTTGGGAGAAAAGCCGAGCCATCCGGTTCACACTGCCTGAGGACGAGCGTAATGGGCCATCACAGGAGGACATCAGTAATGTTTGA
- the LOC109878163 gene encoding acyl-CoA-binding protein-like, producing the protein MSMAEFEKAADEVRRLTVQPSYAELAVVYGLYKQATLGNVNTERPGIFDFQGKSKWDGWKAQEGKSKEDAIKEYIAFVEEMKAKYPM; encoded by the exons ATGTCTATG GCTGAATTTGAAAAGGCTGCCGATGAGGTGAGGAGGCTGACGGTACAACCTAGCTACGCTGAACTAGCAGTAGTATATGGTTTGTACAAGCAGGCAACACTTGGCAACGTCAACACGG AGCGTCCGGGAATATTTGACTTCCAAGGAAAATCTAAATGGGATGGTTGGAAAGCACAGGAAG GAAAGTCCAAAGAAGATGCCATAAAAGAATATATTGCCTTTGTGGAAGAAATGAAAGCAAAGTACCCAATGTAG